One genomic region from Salvia hispanica cultivar TCC Black 2014 chromosome 2, UniMelb_Shisp_WGS_1.0, whole genome shotgun sequence encodes:
- the LOC125204495 gene encoding putative UPF0481 protein At3g02645 encodes MSMQQRPHFDESLWVKRIQQSIDDDLDEDSKIPVTIFAVPKILMATDPDSYIPQQVAIGPYHHLRAELYDMERYKVAAAKRNQKELDNVKLKQLVDHLMKMELRIKASYHRPLGIGVEALAWMMAVDVSFLFEFMQVCAVKEGKVITRIPSRMDYLIDLARRKTAHNAILRDIVMLENQIPLFVMRKLLELQFSSLEMADDRLHAMLAALAKDLSPFQMAESYQRVALGDCAHLLEFLYNYVVPSTDREKPASIEIDVAEEGAAEGEEEMVETTHVRQLRVVVWRVIYTSVRTPARFVKRVILSKPMKLAVKLPWKVVSNIPLLKTLTQPIESMFSDYGEKKDDGDGGDDEEKPPLQEEIVIPSVTQLVDAGVNFVPTEKGISGFNFDSTTLTLTIPVVKLDLNSEVVLRNLVAYEACVKSGPMVMARYTELMNGIVDTEVDAAVLCRRGIIVNHLKSEREVADLWNGMSKSIRLTRVHSLDCVIADVNKFYSDRWKVKLAKFMREYVFGSWRLLTFLAAVVMVALMCLQAFCQVYSCHKILRIKALEPDGTQ; translated from the exons ATGTCAATGCAGCAAAGGCCGCACTTCGACGAATCCCTATGGGTGAAGCGCATCCAGCAATCCATCGACGACGATCTCGACGAGGATAGCAAGATCCCGGTGACTATCTTCGCCGTCCCCAAAATCCTAATGGCGACCGATCCGGATTCATACATCCCGCAACAAGTGGCGATCGGGCCGTACCACCATCTTCGTGCCGAACTCTACGACATGGAGCGCTACAAAGTCGCCGCTGCCAAAAG gaACCAAAAGGAGCTAGACAACGTGAAGCTGAAGCAACTCGTTGATCATCTCATGAAGATGGAGCTCCGAATCAAAGCCAGCTACCACCGCCCCCTCGGAATCGGGGTGGAAGCCCTAGCTTGGATGATGGCGGTCGATGTCTCCTTCCTGTTCGAGTTTATGCAGGTCTGCGCCGTGAAGGAGGGGAAGGTGATCACCAGGATTCCGTCGAGAATGGATTATCTCATCGATTTGGCGCGGAGAAAAACCGCTCACAACGCGATTCTCAGAGACATCGTGATGCTCGAGAATCAGATCCCGCTGTTTGTGATGAGGAAGCTTCTGGAGCTTCAATTCTCGTCGCTGGAGATGGCGGACGACAGACTTCACGCGATGCTCGCCGCCCTCGCCAAGGATCTCTCCCCCTTTCAGATGGCGGAGTCCTACCAACGCGTTGCGCTTGGCGATTGCGCTCACTTGCTCGAGTTTCTCTACAATTACGTCGTTCCGAGCACGGACCGGGAGAAGCCGGCGTCGATCGAGATCGACGTGGCGGAGGAGGGCGCGGCGGAGGGAGAGGAGGAGATGGTGGAGACGACGCACGTGAGGCAGCTGCGCGTGGTGGTGTGGCGCGTGATCTACACCTCCGTGAGGACGCCTGCGCGTTTCGTGAAAAGGGTAATTCTGTCAAAACCGATGAAATTGGCGGTAAAATTGCCGTGGAAGGTGGTTTCCAACATCCCGCTTTTGAAGACGCTGACGCAGCCGATTGAGAGCATGTTCTCCGACTACGGGGAGAAGAAggacgacggcgacggcggagATGACGAGGAGAAGCCGCCGCTGCAGGAGGAGATCGTGATCCCCTCCGTCACGCAGCTTGTGGACGCAGGGGTGAATTTCGTGCCGACGGAGAAGGGGATCTCGGGGTTCAATTTCGATTCGACAACCCTGACATTGACGATTCCGGTGGTGAAGCTGGATCTGAACTCGGAGGTGGTGCTGAGGAACCTGGTGGCGTACGAGGCGTGCGTGAAGTCGGGGCCGATGGTGATGGCGCGGTACACGGAGCTGATGAACGGGATCGTGGACACGGAGGTGGACGCGGCGGTGCTGTGCCGGAGGGGGATAATCGTGAACCACCTGAAGAGCGAGAGGGAGGTGGCGGATCTGTGGAACGGGATGAGCAAGTCGATCAGGCTGACGAGAGTGCATTCGCTGGATTGTGTGATCGCGGATGTGAATAAGTTCTACAGCGATCGGTGGAAGGTGAAATTGGCCAAGTTCATGAGGGAGTATGTGTTCGGATCGTGGAGGTTACTGACGTTTCTGGCGGCGGTGGTGATGGTGGCGCTCATGTGTTTGCAGGCGTTTTGCCAGGTGTATAGCTGTCACAAGATTCTGCGCATCAAAGCGCTTGAGCCTGATGGCACTCAATGa
- the LOC125205379 gene encoding pentatricopeptide repeat-containing protein At1g80550, mitochondrial-like, with translation MLPSIISKLHHFRSRRSILLSKLQILLLYHTSPRSNPQFPHRVSLHPPRTQPTTSFPGNPAPTHFEKSIFEPETVLETLNSYANDWKLALEFFNWVETECEFRHSAHTLNRIVDILGKFFEFEIAWELIERMRINGCCLPDHTTFRVLFKRYVSARLIKAAIDAFARSNDYNLRDEVSFSNLIDALCEYKHVIEAEELCFKKSWGGQYHDILLCFNVENTKNYNMILRGWFKMEWWRKCREFWEEMDKRGVEKDLYSYSIYMDIQNKSGKPWKAVKLYKEMKKKGIELDVVAYNTVIRAIGISEGVDVAVRLYKEMAELGCSPNVVTFNTILKLLCENGRYREAHRVLDLMTRKGCPPNIVTYHCFFTCLEKPREILRYFDRMLDSGVRPRMDTYVMLMRKFGRWGFLRPVFILWDKMALHGLSPNECAYNALIDVLLQKGLVDMARKYDEEMFSKGLSPKPRAELQTKMADEGSGDG, from the exons ATGCTTCCTTCAATCATCTCAAAACTACATCATTTCCGCTCACGCCGCTCTATTCTTCTCTCGAAGCTTCAAATTCTCCTCCTTTACCACACTTCTCCGCGTTCCAATCCTCAATTTCCTCACAGAGTGTCGCTGCATCCTCCTCGAACCCAACCGACAACCAGCTTCCCGGGCAACCCGGCTCCGACCCACTTCGAAAAATCGATTTTTGAACCGGAAACAGTTCTTGAAACCCTCAATTCTTATGCCAATGACTGGAAGCTCGCGCTGGAGTTCTTCAATTGGGTTGAAACCGAGTGTGAGTTCCGGCActcagctcacacactcaATCGGATTGTCGACATTCTTGGTAAGTTTTTCGAGTTCGAAATCGCCTGGGAGCTTATTGAAAGAATGCGGATAAATGGATGTTGTTTGCCTGATCACACGACTTTTAGGGTGTTGTTTAAGCGTTATGTATCGGCTCGCCTTATTAAAGCAGCAATTGATGCTTTTGCTAGATCGAATGATTATAATTTGAGGGATGAAGTTTCATTTTCGAATTTGATTGATGCTTTGTGCGAGTACAAGCATGTGATAGAGGCTGAAGAGCTCTGCTTCAAGAAAAGTTGGGGCGGCCAATATCATGAcattttgctttgttttaatgtggaaaatacaaaaaattataacatgATTCTACGCGGTTGGTTTAAAATGGAGTGGTGGAGGAAGTGTAGGGAGTTTTGGGAGGAGATGGATAAGAGGGGTGTGGAGAAAGACTTGTATTCGTACTCGATATATATGGACATCCAAAACAAAAGTGGGAAGCCGTGGAAGGCCGTGAAGCTGTACAAGGAGATGAAAAAGAAGGGTATTGAACTGGATGTGGTGGCGTACAACACAGTGATTCGTGCTATTGGGATTTCAGAAGGGGTTGATGTGGCAGTGAGGCTCTACAAAGAGATGGCTGAATTAGGTTGTTCACCAAATGTTGTAACTTTCAACACGATTCTAAAGCTTTTGTGCGAGAATGGAAGGTATAGAGAAGCACATAGGGTGCTCGATCTCATGACTAGAAAAGGTTGTCCGCCGAATATAGTTACATACCACTGCTTCTTCACGTGCCTTGAGAAGCCTCGCGAGATTCTTAGATATTTTGATAGGATGTTAGATAGTGGTGTCCGgccaaggatggacacgtATGTCATGCTCATGAGGAAGTTTGGAAGATGGGGTTTCCTTCGTCCTGTTTTTATTCTCTGGGATAAGATGGCTTTACATGGGCTGAGCCCGAATGAGTGTGCTTATAATGCTCTGATTGATGTTTTGCTGCAGAAGGGTTTGGTTGACATGGCTCGCAAATATGATGAAGAGATGTTTTCGAAAGGGCTTTCACCTAAGCCAAGGGCTGAATTACAGACAAAAATGGCTGATGAAGGATCAGGAGATGG GTAG
- the LOC125205377 gene encoding putative UPF0481 protein At3g02645: MSFFQQSILTNPGSKFDETLWVAKIRKTLDEELEEEIEIPVTIFGVPKPLLICDPDSYIPQQVAIGPYHHLRLELYDMERYKVAAAKRIQRELHNVKLQTLVDRLVKHDHRIRACYHRPLNYGPEALAWMMAVDVCFVFEFIRVCGIKQGKILGKIPSGLCHLIDASGNKTAHNSILRDLLMLENQIPFFVMRMLFELQFASRETADLKLLAIMTSLSSDLSPFKPAEKPETAAVGEHAHLLDFLYHFIVPKSETTSFHTHEIEIQGGGNKEEEKTEEETFAEPSHLRNLADLVWRMLSKLKRGPIELIKRVILSKPLKLVVKLPWTILTKIPIVKMLKEPIENAFQTFHKGKKEDGEGDEEAGASQKPPLLEEIAIPSVTQLAEAGVQFVAASEGISGIRFDSKTLTFHVPVINLDVNSEVVLRNLVAYEACSAPGPLVLARYVELMNGIVDTDVDAKYLCGKGIIVNHLKSEKEVAEMWNGMSKSVRLTKVPSLDTVIADVNKFYSERWRVRMGKFMRDYVFGSWKILTFLAAIAMLLLMFMQAFCQVYSCSRIIPIEALEPLDPNVNQ; the protein is encoded by the exons ATGTCCTTCTTCCAACAAAGCATCCTAACAAACCCCGGCTCCAAGTTCGACGAAACCCTATGGGTCGCCAAAATCCGAAAAACCCTAGACGAGGAGCTCGAAGAAGAAATCGAAATCCCAGTCACAATCTTCGGAGTTCCAAAGcccctattgatatgtgaTCCAGACTCATACATCCCGCAGCAG GTGGCGATCGGGCCGTACCACCACCTCCGCCTGGAGCTCTACGACATGGAGCGGTACAAGGTGGCCGCGGCCAAGCGGATCCAGCGCGAGCTCCACAACGTCAAGCTCCAGACCCTCGTCGACCGCCTCGTCAAACACGACCACCGCATCCGCGCCTGCTACCACCGCCCCCTCAACTACGGCCCCGAGGCCCTCGCCTGGATGATGGCCGTCGACGTCTGCTTCGTCTTCGAGTTCATCCGCGTCTGCGGCATCAAGCAGGGGAAGATCCTCGGCAAGATCCCCTCCGGCCTCTGCCACCTCATCGACGCCTCCGGCAACAAAACCGCCCACAACTCCATCCTCCGAGACCTCCTCATGCTCGAGAATCAGATCCCGTTCTTCGTCATGAGAATGCTCTTCGAGCTCCAGTTCGCTTCGAGAGAGACTGCCGATCTGAAGCTGCTCGCGATCATGACGTCGCTCAGCAGCGACCTGTCGCCGTTCAAGCCAGCGGAAAAGCCGGAGACGGCCGCGGTTGGCGAGCACGCGCATTTACTTGACTTTTTGTACCACTTCATCGTCCCCAAATCCGAAACTACGTCGTTTCACACTCACGAAATTGAAATCCAAGGCGGCGGAAAcaaggaggaggagaagacaGAGGAGGAGACGTTCGCGGAGCCGAGCCACCTCCGAAATCTGGCCGATCTAGTGTGGAGGATGCTGTCGAAGCTGAAACGAGGGCCGATTGAGTTGATTAAGCGCGTGATCTTATCGAAACCCTTGAAATTAGTCGTAAAACTGCCATGGACGATTCTAACAAAAATCCCCATAGTGAAAATGCTGAAAGAGCCGATCGAAAACGCGTTCCAGACGTTCCACAAGGGGAAGAAGGAAGACGGGGAAGGAGACGAAGAGGCCGGAGCCAGCCAGAAGCCTCCGCTCCTCGAAGAAATCGCGATCCCCTCCGTGACTCAGCTGGCCGAGGCCGGAGTCCAGTTCGTTGCAGCGAGCGAGGGAATCTCCGGCATCAGATTCGACAGCAAGACCCTGACGTTCCACGTCCCGGTGATAAACCTAGACGTGAACTCGGAGGTCGTGCTGAGGAATCTGGTGGCGTACGAGGCGTGTAGCGCGCCAGGACCGCTGGTGCTGGCGCGGTACGTGGAGCTGATGAACGGGATCGTGGACACGGACGTGGACGCGAAGTATTTATGCGGGAAGGGGATAATTGTGAACCATCTGAAGAGCGAGAAGGAGGTGGCGGAGATGTGGAATGGGATGAGCAAGTCGGTGAGATTGACGAAAGTGCCCTCGCTGGATACGGTGATTGCGGATGTGAATAAGTTTTACAGCGAGAGGTGGAGGGTTAGAATGGGGAAGTTTATGAGGGATTATGTGTTTGGGTCGTGGAAGATTCTGACGTTTTTGGCTGCGATAGCGATGCTGCTTCTCATGTTTATGCAGGCGTTTTGCCAAGTTTATTCTTGCAGTCGGATTATACCGATTGAAGCTCTTGAGCCACTTGATCCCAATGTTAATCAGTAG
- the LOC125204381 gene encoding uncharacterized protein LOC125204381, producing the protein MMPSFTTKTTSFLALSALILLLFTSLSSPGAADGAVVPRRSVLGNETALVLAEERTRRKDPLDNLNYYTGGWNISNEHYFTSVFYTGSTLTLIALAWFVLFGIFLLLSCMYVCCCRRRTYGYSRVAYALSLILLTLFTVAAVVGSIVLYTGQGKFHDSTKDTFEYVLGQADSTVGNLKSFSSYLTSAKTVGVDQVFLPKDVQNNIDKVNTLVTSAADTLESATENNKDEIFKYLDDVGWTLIIVAAVMLTLAFLGFVLSVFGLQFLVYILVIVGWIIVALAFILCGVFLVLHNVMGDTCVAMSDWVGNPTAHTALDKVIPCVDTATAEEARSQSKEVTFQMVQLVNGIIANVSNRNLPPVVGPLSYNQSGPLVPLLCNPYNPDKTDRKTCNPGEVGFANATQVWKNYECQVANNKCTTVGRLTPSMYDQMSGAVNVSYGLYHYGPFLTNLVDCTFVRDTFEAIHKDHCPDLRLYSRWVYIGLLMASVAVMLSLVFWVVYARERRHRKYTKQADAATQASYESKEP; encoded by the exons ATGATGCCGAGCTTCACCACCAAAACCACTTCTTTCCTCGCTCTATCAGCCTTaatcctcctcctcttcacATCCCTCTCTTCACCTG GTGCGGCTGACGGCGCCGTCGTTCCGCGGCGCTCTGTTTTGGGAAACGAAACGGCTTTAGTGCTTGCTGAGGAGAGAACGCGTAGGAAGGATCCGCTTGATAACCTCAACTACTACACAGGAGGCTGGAATATCAGCAATGAACATTACTTTACT TCTGTGTTTTACACTGGCTCTACCCTTACCCTTATTGCTTTAGCCTGGTTTGTGCTGTTTGGGATCTTCTTGCTTCTGTCGTGTATGTACGTCTGCTGCTGCAGACGCCGCACTTATGGCTATTCGCGTGTTGCCTATGCACTCTCGCTCATTCTCTTAACATTGTTCACAGTTGCTGCTGT AGTTGGTTCTATTGTTCTTTACACCGGCCAAGGGAAGTTCCACGACAGTACAAAAGATACGTTCGAGTATGTGCTGGGACAAGCAGATTCCACTGTTGGCAACCTGAAAAGCTTTTCGAGTTATCTCACTTCTGCCAAGACGGTTGGAGTAGATCAAGTTTTTCTTCCTAAAGACGTGCAGAACAACATTGACAAGGTCAACACGTTGGTCACCTCTGCTGCCGACACTCTTGAGAGTGCAACGGAGAATAATAAGgatgaaatattcaaatatttggatGATGT GGGGTGGACTCTCATTATAGTAGCTGCTGTAATGCTTACCCTTGCATTTCTTGGTTTTG TGTTATCCGTTTTCGGCCTAcagtttctcgtatacat ATTGGTCATCGTTGGTTGGATCATCGTTGCACTCGCTTTCATCTTGTGTGGCGTATTCCTTGTTCTTCACAA TGTGATGGGAGATACCTGTGTGGCCATGAGTGATTGGGTTGGTAACCCGACAGCTCACACCGCGTTAGACAAAGTCATCCCGTGTGTGGACACAGCTACCGCTGAAGAAGCTCGCTCCCAAAGCAAAGAAGTGACCTTCCAAATGGTTCAGCTCGTGAATGGGATCATCGCTAATGTATCCAACCGCAATCTACCTCCTGTCGTTGGACCTTTGTCGTACAACCAGTCCGGCCCTTTGGTGCCTCTTCTCTGCAATCCGTATAATCCCGACAAGACAGACCGTAAAACATGCAATCCTGGTGAAGTTGGCTTCGCAAATGCAACACAA GTTTGGAAGAATTACGAATGCCAAGTTGCGAACAACAAATGCACGACAGTAGGGCGCCTAACGCCTAGTATGTATGATCAAATGAGTGGAGCTGTGAATGTGAGCTACGGGCTGTACCACTACGGGCCGTTCCTGACCAACCTAGTGGACTGCACGTTCGTACGAGACACTTTCGAGGCAATACACAAGGATCACTGCCCGGACTTGAGGCTCTACAGCAGGTGGGTGTACATTGGTTTGTTGATGGCCTCTGTTGCTGTGATGCTCTCTCTCGTGTTTTGGGTGGTCTATGCACGAGAGAGGCGACACCGCAAGTATACGAAGCAAGCTGATGCTGCGACTCAGGCCTCTTATGAATCCAAAGAGCCCTGA
- the LOC125205378 gene encoding putative UPF0481 protein At3g02645: MSFFQPNILTTPGCKFNEGQWVAKIRETLDEELDEAIEIPVTIFGVPKPLMMFSPDSYIPQQVSMGPYHRLRMELYDTERYKVEAAKRIQQVLPNVDLETLVERLMKRDQHIRACYHRPVNFGSEALAWIMALDACFTFEFTHACGLKKGKILKKVPSGLSHIIDSSGKKMAHNSILRDLLMLENQIPLLVMRMLLELHFCSKETADQHLLTILTSMSRSLSPFKAAEKAEMAAVREYAHVLDFLYHFIVPEADIPYPKKEKKRKREELCEAEAEPTKLCKLVCSVWCLLSKLILGFIRVVKCIIFWKPLKLLVKIPWTIMMKIPIFRILKDQFERVNETLHKEKDEDEESGSSHHEKPPLMEEIAIPSVTQLVKVGVKFAATSGGISSIKFDNKTLTLHMPVIKLDENSGVVLRNLVAYEACTAPGPLVLARYMELMNGIIDTDADANVLCGKGIIVNHMKSEKEVAEMWNGMCNSVRLTKVPLLDKAIVDVNKFYNEHWRVRMGRFMRDNVFGSWKILTFVAAIVMLVLVCMEDFCQIYSCSRIFPKIEALQPLNPNLD, from the exons ATGTCCTTCTTCCAACCAAACATCCTAACCACCCCAGGCTGTAAATTCAACGAAGGCCAATGGGTGGCGAAAATCCGAGAAACCCTAGACGAAGAACTCGATGAAGCAATCGAAATCCCAGTCACAATCTTCGGAGTTCCAAAACCCCTAATGATGTTTAGTCCGGACTCCTATATCCCACAACAG GTGTCGATGGGGCCGTACCACCGCCTCCGCATGGAGCTCTACGACACGGAGCGGTACAAGGTCGAGGCGGCCAAGCGCATCCAGCAGGTCCTCCCAAATGTGGACCTCGAAACCCTAGTCGAACGCCTCATGAAACGCGACCAACACATCCGCGCCTGCTACCACCGCCCGGTCAACTTCGGGAGCGAGGCCCTGGCCTGGATAATGGCCCTGGACGCGTGCTTCACCTTCGAGTTCACCCACGCCTGCGGCCTCAAGAAAGGGAAGATCCTCAAGAAGGTCCCCTCCGGCCTCTCCCACATCATCGACTCCTCCGGGAAGAAGATGGCCCACAACTCCATCCTCAGAGACTTGCTCATGCTGGAAAATCAAATCCCACTGTTGGTCATGAGGATGCTTCTCGAGCTCCATTTCTGTTCTAAAGAGACGGCGGATCAGCATCTGCTCACGATTCTGACGTCGATGAGCAGATCTCTGTCGCCTTTCAAGGCGGCCGAGAAGGCAGAGATGGCCGCGGTGAGAGAGTACGCGCACGTGCTCGACTTTCTGTACCACTTCATCGTGCCAGAAGCCGACATACCTTATccgaagaaggagaagaagaggaagagggaAGAGCTGTGCGAGGCGGAGGCGGAGCCCACAAAGCTGTGTAAGCTGGTTTGTTCAGTATGGTGTCTGCTATCGAAACTAATATTAGGGTTTATTCGTGTGGTGAAATGCATCATCTTCTGGAAACCCTTGAAATTGCTGGTGAAGATTCCCTGGACGATTATGATGAAAATCCCCATATTCAGAATTCTGAAAGACCAATTCGAACGCGTGAACGAAACGCTACACAAGGAGAAGGACGAGGACGAAGAATCCGGCTCAAGCCACCACGAGAAGCCTCCGCTGATGGAGGAAATCGCAATCCCCTCCGTCACACAGCTGGTGAAGGTCGGGGTGAAGTTCGCAGCCACGAGCGGAGGAATCTCGAGTATCAAATTCGAcaacaaaaccctaaccctacaCATGCCGGTGATAAAATTGGACGAGAACTCGGGGGTGGTGCTGAGGAATCTGGTGGCGTACGAGGCGTGTACCGCGCCAGGGCCGCTGGTGCTGGCGCGGTACATGGAGCTGATGAACGGGATCATCGACACGGACGCGGACGCGAATGTTTTATGCGGGAAGGGGATAATTGTGAATCATATGAAGAGCGAGAAGGAGGTGGCGGAGATGTGGAATGGGATGTGCAACTCGGTGAGATTGACGAAAGTGCCCCTGCTGGATAAAGCGATAGTGGATGTGAATAAGTTTTACAACGAGCATTGGAGGGTTAGAATGGGGAGGTTCATGAGGGATAATGTGTTTGGGTCGTGGAAGATTCTGACGTTTGTGGCTGCGATAGTGATGCTGGTTTTGGTGTGTATGGAGGATTTCTGTCAGATTTATTCATGTAGTAGGATTTTCCCCAAGATTGAAGCTCTACAGCCCCTCAACCCCAATCTTGATTAG